In one window of Arachis ipaensis cultivar K30076 chromosome B06, Araip1.1, whole genome shotgun sequence DNA:
- the LOC110263821 gene encoding terminal uridylyltransferase 4-like — MNVLDKFTVDLGSSECSCRRWQLSGIPCVHAISCIKFKGLVLEPYVADCYKREAYLRCYEVVIHPLNGPDLWEITPHPDVMPLPYRRPSHRPVKKRKPAAGDEEQSSHTHMSRKGEKQRCSICGVVGHNKRRCPKPIENEAQNSKKQSKGKQFRGSNNSIPPAAKGGKKSASTQPTPKLTVKRKVASATQPTSSAQSNTVAQPKRPRGRPKGTTKPTPSAQPDPPPRKIVGPKSSAPLTSSSQPTTTNLPASQPSLATASSQPTGHYSVSFTGGPHVSPRKLKLMAKLPPRKWGLL; from the exons ATGAATGTGTTAGATAAGTTTACTGTTGACTTAGGATCTTCTGAGTGCTCTTGTAGAAGGTGGCAGTTGAGTGGAATACCTTGTGTCCATGCAATTAGTTGCATTAAGTTCAAAGGGCTTGTGTTGGAACCTTATGTGGCTGACTGCTACAAGAGAGAAGCATACTTGAGGTGCTACGAGGTAGTAATTCACCCATTGAACGGACCTGACCTATGGGAGATTACACCACATCCTGATGTAATGCCTCTCCCATACAGAAGGCCTAGTCACAGGCCAGTCAAAAAAAGGAAACCAGCTGCTGGAGATGAAGAACAGAGCAGTCACACTCACATGTCCAGGAAAGGGGAGAAACAAAGGTGCTCTATATGTGGTGTTGTTGGACATAATAAAAGAAGATGCCCTAAACCTATTGAGAATGAG GCCCAAAATTCCAAGAAACAAAGCAAGGGCAAGCAATTCAGGGGAAGCAACAACTCTATCCCTCCAGCTGCTAAGGGAGGAAAGAAAAGTGCATCTACACAGCCCACTCCCAAACTTACTGTCAAGAGAAAAGTTGCTTCAGCAACACAGCCAACAAGTTCAGCCCAGTCTAACACTGTAGCACAGCCAAAAAGGCCTAGAGGCAGGCCCAAGGGGACCACGAAGCCCACACCTTCAGCCCAACCTGATCCACCACCCAGGAAGATTGTAGGCCCAAAAAGCTCAGCACCTTTAACTTCATCATCACAACCAACCACCACAAATCTTCCAGCATCTCAGCCATCCCTTGCCACAGCTTCAAGCCAACCCACTGGGCACTACTCTGTTAGCTTTACTGGAGGACCTCATGTTTCTCCTAGGAAACTGAAGTTAATGGCAAAGTTGCCTCCAAGAAAATGGGGATTGCTTTAG
- the LOC107604841 gene encoding nucleolin, with product MAKLNDPQEPATFPSKRKPDDPIPQEPLIKTPKLSTFDCNNNSINHLTDSEPLAEKEKSETDVVLDKEAGNGDTKLPNDVVNNDKEHVVEEEEYDDDDDEDDEDDNVEAEVDRKGKGVLRDDKGKGKLIVEEEDDDDDDDDDDSDDDSDVDGISGDDSDFSDDPLAEVDLNNILPSRTRRRTFQPGLHIPSKPVDFAAAADDDDDDDSDA from the coding sequence ATGGCCAAACTCAACGACCCGCAAGAACCCGCCACATTCCCCTCAAAGCGCAAGCCCGATGATCCAATTCCCCAAGAACCCCTAATCAAAACCCCAAAGCTCTCAACTTTCGACTGCAACAACAACTCAATCAATCACCTCACCGATTCCGAACCTCTCGCCGAGAAGGAGAAATCAGAAACCGATGTCGTTCTAGATAAAGAAGCTGGGAACGGCGACACTAAGCTTCCAAATGACGTTGTCAACAATGATAAGGAACACGTGGTAGAAGAAGAGGAGTATGATGACGACGACGACGAAGACGATGAGGATGATAATGTGGAGGCTGAGGTGGACCGGAAGGGAAAGGGGGTTTTGCGTGACGACAAGGGCAAAGGGAAATtgatagtagaagaagaagatgatgatgacgacgacgATGATGATGACAGTGATGATGATTCGGACGTAGACGGCATTTCCGGTGATGACAGTGATTTTTCCGATGATCCGCTTGCGGAGGTTGATTTGAATAACATTCTTCCGTCAAGGACTCGGCGGCGGACGTTTCAACCTGGATTGCACATTCCCAGTAAACCCGTTGATTTTGCCGCTGCTgctgatgatgacgatgatgacgaCAGCGACGCATGA